ttatatataaattgtatttatttattctatttatttatccatgaAAAACCTTTTGAATCTTTGGTCTGAACAAACCTTTACAGGAAGACAGGGCGTCCAAGGATGAAACGTTTCTAAACGCAAAAAGAACTCTGAACATGAAGCATCAAGGACTTACCTCTTCCTGTGGGTGGAGTCCTGGGCGGAGGGGGTGGAGCTTATTGCTCTGAAAGACAGGAAGGGTCCATTAAGATAACTGAAGTACTTGGCTCATTCAATatgagagagacaggtgaggggTCAGATGAGTACCTGTGGGTTCTGTCTGGCCAGCTCCTCTATCTTATGCcagatctcctctctctccttcagcttatatttctccctgcagaaacagacacatgttTTCAAACACCCTGAGGAGTGAGAGCATGTATTCATGAAACAGAAGTCctgagtggtgtgtgtgtgtgtgtgtgtgtgtgttacttttGTTTCTCCGCCTTGTACTGCTGGGTGCAGTCATcaaacagcttctggttcatcTCCATGAAGAGCTTCAGAGCGTTGTAGATCAGACCGTGGATGGTCCTGAGGATCAGCAGACACTGGAGTTACACTCTGACTGTTATAACTCCACACAGCTGATATCTACTGTCAGTCATAACATGTCCCTCCACACCATGGAGAAGCAGGCGTGTTCTTCACCTGGCCAAACTAAGCACTGTGACGATCTATTCATCAACTTCAGCTTTAAGACAAGTTCAGCCTCtagaggcgtttttcaaccgcaggaactttacccctgaactacgtgcgtttcgaccggtggacccagggtctaaatttagttcaggggtagataatctcccccctaaaaagaccctgctaggggggtagtacttttcaaagatccCTGGGCTTTCGGGGAGCAGGACCttcaatgctgaacatgtctgattggtagattaacctcagtgtttttattcctccctccgtccacaataacatcacacacatctgtgattctcttgatttctctttctttcattagttttaatttgttctatcttttttgtatgtgtgtgtacttttcaaaagaagaagctgtgattctcttgagttagcagcttgtaacagtagtcttctctcagcccaccgtgaatgcgtctctcccggtgttccggttttaaaagtgaccctgtaaactggagaccttcagctgaacgtgtcagtgtttgtggagtttacacagctgttgaaacacagagggagttcctgggaatgcaaactagtttagtttttattaagatttcaaaatatcctcatcagatatttaatgatggtctaaagacgtttatgagggatgcatccggctgagagtctccagttaacagggtcgctgtttaaaccaaaacaccggtcgatctctgccacggctttttgagttcaaaaggattttaaaggcgtgttgaaacgtctttgctactcacgcttatctcctctcacgtgttgattcagtgaatccatctgtgatgaaatatagcaccatctaaaacagaccagctgagtctcttcatgctaacaggctaactgttgtgttgctcataatgataccttcCTTAATAATCTGTATGTGGTAGTGACCAGCTTGTCCCtgtgtcccgtgttgtaagatGTTAGCAACCTGTAGGCAAGACTTCTTTTGCACtgctttgtttacagtccaaagAGTAACTTACAACTTGAGAAGCAGCAAAAATTACCCAAACAgatttatctaaaaaaaaaaaaaagcacccgTTCTTTCTGGACTGTTGTGGTTTAAAACTCTTAGGTTGTTTCAGAAGCAGACCCCAGCTGATGTGACTTTAACCCAACTATTACAAGACCCCTAACTCTGACCCGCTACAGCTAACTCAACATGACTAACCAGTCACAGGAGCTTGTTCATCATGCTAGCTGTGCTTTTTCACTCAATTGACcccagtgtgagtgtgtgtgtgtgtgtgtgtgtgtgtgtgtgtgtgtgtgtgtgtgtgtgtgtgtgtgtgtgtgtgtgtttgtggtgtgagtgtgtgtgttacttgTTCCAGTGGCTCTTGGAGTTCTTGTAGAGCGCGGGGAACATGATGGGGAGGATCTTGGCAGCGTTGTCACTGATCAGACTCATGATGTATTCATTGTTCCAGTAATACAGAGCTCTCTCTGCcacctgaaaaacacacacacgcacgcacgcacgcacacacgcaaacacacacacacacacacacacacacacacacacacacaccatcatcatcatcatcatcatcatcatcatcatcatcatcatgctcTTGAATCATGAGTTGAATTGAATCAGATCTGGTTCTGGTcaggactggactggactgagTTTCTGaacttggcgtgaaaactggTGTACTCCAGTTTCAGGCCctgttttgtgcgtaagcaacgtttataaatgagacccctggacCGGCCTGGTCCTGactctgcatgtgtgaactCTCCTAACATTACTGTTTTATGTTGGACTGAACTGAAGCCTTTAAACAGACCCTGAGTTGTCTGGATGATGAACTTTGGCAGGAGCACTTTCTGAGTCCACATCGGGTTTCAGATCAGGTTTTTGGACTTTCTTTTTCTTGGGCTTCTAGGTCTGGTTCCTTTTCAGGTTTatagtttttgttgaagttgcATTACTGATTACAGCTGGGGGTCAGATTCTCGATCAGGTCTGGATACCTGGAAGTGCGGGCTGGACACACACTTGGCGAGCTGTCTGAAGAGCGGCTCCTGGACTTTGACGAACTCGGACGGCTCGATGACGTCCAGGATCTCCTCCAGCTCGTTCAGGAACATCACCTCCTTCGGACTGTGGGTCTTCGGCCAGAACTTGAGCAGACCCATGATCACCTGCGGGCACCAGAGGTGGCATCATCAGGTGACATAATCAGTTGTGACATCATGTTTTCAGCCTCCATACATTGCTACATTGGAAACAGGGGGGAAGTCAGAGAGCAGACTCACCGGCTCTGTCAGACCACTGTCCTTCTCCAAGAACTGGACCACACAGTACgccagctgaggagagagagagagaggttttaTTAAGCTGAATTTAGCTGCGATAATGGACATTAGAAGGAATATACCAGAAAAcatcaaagagacacacacacacacacacacacacacacacacacacacacacacacacacacacacacacacagaccctgaCCTGGGGGTGGTAGACACTCAGAGACTTGACTTTATGCAGCGGCAGCAGAACTCGGATCAGAAACATCTTGTGTTCTTCTTTGAGAGGGAGAGCGAAGCCGTTGATGATGCTGacagaaagacaacaaaacaacaaaacatcaacaacaacaacattaaagagGTGAAAATGTTTGTAATCTGTTAGCTCTGAtccgctctgtgtgtgtgtgtgtgtgtgtgtgtgtgtgtgtgtgtgtgtgtgttacctccCCAGTATCTCCAGCAGCTCTGCGATGCCGTTGTGATGTTCTGTCTCGTAGATGAATCTGTGAAACAACACCAcgtgttaaggctgatttatacttctgtgtcgaatcgaaggaggtccgcgtagctcctgtacctacgcagaggcctacacacgtagctgacgtgcacctcctccaaaatgtaactaccggTAGAATCgatgccctgtgattggtccgctcagctgCATTGAATTTCTCGGATTTCCAGCACTTCCAGGATTGCCGCACATCGTCCGCgtatttcatttcctcctctctattcttcatgtaatcatgtctgtatgataaacagcaacatgtatcagctgtagattaacagaacacgctctgaatctctgtggaaaaggaaacagattgtagcggggccagaagcaggcgaccggctatcagagagaccacactgccctcaagcgtttcagaggagaattgctgcgcgacacggacacatcgttGCACAAGTATGTGAAGCTCATGtctgtgtcagcccctgctgcgtaggggagacgcagaagcaTAAATCAGTCTTTAGTCTCACAGACTGGGAATACTGGGGGTACCTGGAGGTTAGTGAGTACCTGAGCAGGTGAACAGTTTAACTAGAAGTCCAAACCAGGAGGAGGAACTTTAAAGCTTCATCTCTGAGTCCATGTTTACAGTCAATCACCTTCCATCACACCTGTTTTTAACCCTTCATTATTCATGCAGCTGAATACTTCAAAACatgtagagctccccctgctgactgtctgcagtatagctcataagccccgcctcctccatgttaacagatgggtcaTGGGTCAAAgagtaaaatcaaacacaggtcaaataaatgtttgtccaacatagtttctgtcattatagttagttcttatcgtgctgatttatgtctcagtgttcatgtttctgttcactTTGAACTagttattgatgatataaaaagagggggtgtgacatcatgattgacagctatgtggaccaatgaggctcctggaGCGCTGTGTGCTCCGgtttatcagagtagaggaggaacggtgagaggaaacgtaacaaacactaacacaagagtctttgaacgcaccataaccgcgagtctgcttcaaacaaacacaagaacctGGGACggtgaggactggacccacctgaggactggacccacctgaggaagCTACCACACTTTGCTAACAAGTTAAAGGTGTGTTAAAGGGTTAGAGGAAGGAGTGGGACGTTAACACCACAGCTCCAAGATCTGATCTCGGCAGAGTGGACGGACTCTGGCTCTAAACGGAGGATGTCAGGGCCcactgggggggggggtttggcTTCACTTAAAGTCAGTGGAGGGAGATGGAGACCAGTTGTCCATCTTTGTTTAGAGCCAATGGATACAGACTGCTAGACATCAACCAAAGACCAAATAAGACTCAGCATTGTGCTGGTTTGAGTTTAGATCCATGCATGAATCATGAGGTCATCGTTACACAGTTAGATGTTtacagctctgtgattggttgtcTGCTGTTCATAACTTGTGTTCTGACCTGTAGAAGATGTTGTTGATCTGGCGGCGGATGTAGGCACGGAGGCCGAGGAACTTGCCGTAGATCCGGTGGAGGATTGTCTTCAggaagtctctctctctgggatCCTCACTGTCAAACAGCtccagcagctttaacagaaccaacacaaagagagagtcaGGGCTCggtctgcagacacacatcagCACAGCTCAGTCTCAGAGGTCACTGCTTACCGACAGTACAAACTTTTGGTCGATGTATTTTTTGGCAACGTTTGGCTGGAAGTCTGGAGACTCCAGGAAGCGAAGGAAGAACTCATAGACGAGCTgtgaagacaaacacacagcagacatgATGCTAACACACATCACCGTCAGACACATGCAGGTTTACACACAGCAGAGCAAAAAAAACCTGAACATATTCAACCTTTACAGCAGCTATGATCATGTTATAAACAACATGAAGCTGCCTGTGCACACCTGCCGACAGTCACAGGGGGACACACCCTCAGCGTACCTGCAGGTGAGGCCAGGCCGCCTCCAGCGTCGGCTCATCCTCCTCGGGATCAAACTCAGCGCCGGTGGGATTGGAGGACGGAGGGAGAGTCCGGAACAAGTTCACagaaaactacacacacacacacacacacacgcacacacacacagatgaaaaaaacagtCATCCCGGGTATGTATACTTggatcttttagaatagatttaatgtgtgtgtgtgtgtgtgcgcgtgtgtgtgtgtgtgtgtgtctgtgtctcaccATCAGCACAGCCTCAGGGTAGATGCACTCGGTCACCACGTCACTGTTGTGTGTGATGTACTCCACCATCTCGTTGAGTCCAGCTCTCTTCACTTCTTTGTACTTCAGGTCGCTGAGCGGGTCGCTGACAAAGTCGAACAGGACGCAGCACTGACGCAGCTTCTGGACGAACAGCTCCTCACGCTCGATCATGGGggagtctgaggaggaggagaggggggtcAGCTGATACCACAGAAAGACTGGTCTGAAAGAGACCCCTGATAAAAAACAGTGGTGTAAAAGCTCTGCTGGAGAGATCACAGATGGGGGAACCGTCCTATGCTGCAGTCTCAGGTGGGAACAAGTCTGTGGTCCAAGTCAGCATGCCTGGCTCCAAGCATCCTGCATGAGTCAAGAGGCAAGAAGCAGATCAcatgcctccctccctctgggACGAAggacagagagtgggggaaccTGTCTAAGCTCAGCTGCAGCACTCAGCTGTATCACCAGGTGTGCCTTCCTCGTGTCAGGCTGGTCTTTAAGTCTACTGAGCCCTGGCCCTGATGATGAAGCTCAGCATGTTGATGGTTTCAGAGATCGATATAAACTTCATATTAACTCTTATCTCCTTAAAGTCCTCATCTGGTTGGTTGGGTTCTCAAAAGATTGTGGATGACATGACAACTATAACATTGTTACCAGAGGATATATGCCTGGAtggtgttcctcctgcttttgttctccatacagactgtatCAAGGTCTCCTCAAGTGGCAGTTACCTTTGAGTGCAGGTagtttctgcagctctctgttctTGGTCAGGCTGAAGCGGGACGAGCTCTGGCGGCGCTCCTTCTTCACCAGCTGAGGACCTCCAGAGTACTTTATCTTGTTGAGCTGAGTGGGAGGAGGCGTGCTGTTACTGGGACGCTTACTgccactctgctgctgctgggactgtatgcacaaacacacacaaacacacacacacacacacacacacacacacacacacagacacacacacacacacacacacacacacacacacacacacacacaaacacagagatttcaaaGTTAGGTAGATAGAATTTCTGAATGTCTGCAAAAGCAAAAGAGGATATAAAGTAgtgctgaagacagacagaagcACATTGGTagtagcaataataataataataataataataataataataataacaataataataataataataataataataataataataacaataataataataataataataataataacaataataataataataataacaataataataataataataataataataacaataataataataataataataacaataataataataataacaataataataataataataacaataataataatagtaataataataattacaataataataataataataataatagtaataataataatagtaataataataataataataataatagttataataataataataataataataatagtaatagtaataataatagtaatagtaataataatagtaataataataataataatgataatagtaataataatagtaatagtaataataataataataataaaaataatagtaatagtaataataataataataataataacaataataataataataataacaataataataataataatgataataatagttataataatagtaataataacaataataataataataataataataataacaataataataataataatagtaatagtaataataataataataacaataataataataataataataataatagtaataataataatagttataataataataatagtaatagtaataataataataataataataataatagtaataataataataatagtaataataacaataacaataataacaataataataataataataataataataataataataatattatttatgtagcaccttaaaaaacaaatgtttggcAGTGGTgagacaatagaccaataaatcattgtttaagagctttttgaaggataaataaataaaataaataaaataaataaaataaataaaataaagtggaaagtaaataaaagcattaaaatgacaataaaagaggttttcagaataagaggacgacatcacatcaagaaaattagaaaaagtttaaaggataaattaggatcattaaaataatgaatgaaaaataaatcataaacccataaataatcaaataaaataatcaaataaagtgTAAAATAATGAATTAGTTGTATAAAAgctagaaataataataaagtagaagtaaaaacagttagaaggatgaagtcacataaagcACGtctgatttaaaagatgtctctgactctgtgagccttatctcctcagggaggtcgttccagagtcgaggggctctgatggagaaagatCAATCCCCTTTGGATCtgagcctcgactttggaacgacccaAAAggccccacctgaggatctaaggccaTGGCTCGTAATTTGTTAGCATTTAGCAGTTTGGGGCCCAGGCAGGCTTTACAAgtggtcagtaaaatcttaaaatctaaaatgcagaggaagccagaggagagaagagaggacaggagggatGTGATGTGGTCTGTTAAAACCAGTTAGAATCAGCGTTCAGTAGGATGGTCAGTATGAAGCAGTCCCCTCGGTGCTCAGGTCAGTAGGGTCAGCACACATTAACAGGAGCTCAACCCCAGCAGAGCTCTGCTCGTCTGCTGGACGTCACATGAATCCGCTTCATCTGCTGTTTACCAACACAAACTGATCTGATGTCTGAGCGTACGATTGTGTGAGGTCAAAGGGCAGGCCAGGCTGGTTCGTCCTAGGGTCCCATAACCTGATGTGGATAAGGTTATGTTGGGAGTTTCAGCTTTAAATCAGCTCTGAGTTccttgaggatccgcttgaggctggctccagaggtACCGGACACcagatacacaccaattcaaagaagacgacctttacagcagaattaaacatgtttacagcctggttcaaaacatgagtgtagtctggatagatcattacTCTACTCTAGGGGAGGTGATTTTTGACAAcgctgtaatttcaaagatattaagattacaaggcttccaatgagaggcacagctgacttgattgacaggcaggaacactgtagctgttggctaggaggctcaaagcccgcctctttacttcacaatcactcgacagcagcaatatggcttccaacgacgattggcctcaaaacagcgcctcagaaacagacgggtgacatcacggatactacgtccatatttatacagtctatggtccataCCAGCTTCATGAGACCAGATACCTCAAACTGGAGCTCCAGGCTTCGACACACCTCTGCCTGACGTGAAGGACTCAGAGTCTGCTGGGTTCTCCTCTTTGTTATGGGCTCACCTGTAAGAGCCACCTCACTGAGATAACCTCAACCACATCACAGACTCCACAGAGAGCGGTCTGAGTTCAGTCTGATGATTCTCTAAGCAATCAGGACAGCAGGACTCGTCTAGACCAGATTCTGTCTGGACCTTTTCTTTGAGTTTACTCTCTCTGACCCTGACACATCTAACCAATGAGAGAGGAGAACACCTTCACCTAGCTTCAACTTTGCAGGATGTGTGTCACTGTGAGGCGTTTGCATGAAGACAGACCAAGGACGCTCATGTGTTGCTTCCTCAGGGTGAGAAACCCTGGTC
This genomic interval from Notolabrus celidotus isolate fNotCel1 chromosome 4, fNotCel1.pri, whole genome shotgun sequence contains the following:
- the ppp2r5d gene encoding serine/threonine-protein phosphatase 2A 56 kDa regulatory subunit delta isoform isoform X2, coding for MKNSNSSSSSGGGGGGGKDAAAPENSDESQQQQSGSKRPSNSTPPPTQLNKIKYSGGPQLVKKERRQSSSRFSLTKNRELQKLPALKDSPMIEREELFVQKLRQCCVLFDFVSDPLSDLKYKEVKRAGLNEMVEYITHNSDVVTECIYPEAVLMFSVNLFRTLPPSSNPTGAEFDPEEDEPTLEAAWPHLQLVYEFFLRFLESPDFQPNVAKKYIDQKFVLSLLELFDSEDPRERDFLKTILHRIYGKFLGLRAYIRRQINNIFYRFIYETEHHNGIAELLEILGSIINGFALPLKEEHKMFLIRVLLPLHKVKSLSVYHPQLAYCVVQFLEKDSGLTEPVIMGLLKFWPKTHSPKEVMFLNELEEILDVIEPSEFVKVQEPLFRQLAKCVSSPHFQVAERALYYWNNEYIMSLISDNAAKILPIMFPALYKNSKSHWNKTIHGLIYNALKLFMEMNQKLFDDCTQQYKAEKQKEKYKLKEREEIWHKIEELARQNPQSNKLHPLRPGLHPQEEYMLYSDSNTVTVYSMETETPTAEDIQLLKKTVESEASQGMKDLKKDKVLMRRKSELPQDVYTIKALEAHKRAEEYLTANQEAL
- the ppp2r5d gene encoding serine/threonine-protein phosphatase 2A 56 kDa regulatory subunit delta isoform isoform X1 is translated as MPNKTKKEKETTKSSKSSMKNSNSSSSSGGGGGGGKDAAAPENSDESQQQQSGSKRPSNSTPPPTQLNKIKYSGGPQLVKKERRQSSSRFSLTKNRELQKLPALKDSPMIEREELFVQKLRQCCVLFDFVSDPLSDLKYKEVKRAGLNEMVEYITHNSDVVTECIYPEAVLMFSVNLFRTLPPSSNPTGAEFDPEEDEPTLEAAWPHLQLVYEFFLRFLESPDFQPNVAKKYIDQKFVLSLLELFDSEDPRERDFLKTILHRIYGKFLGLRAYIRRQINNIFYRFIYETEHHNGIAELLEILGSIINGFALPLKEEHKMFLIRVLLPLHKVKSLSVYHPQLAYCVVQFLEKDSGLTEPVIMGLLKFWPKTHSPKEVMFLNELEEILDVIEPSEFVKVQEPLFRQLAKCVSSPHFQVAERALYYWNNEYIMSLISDNAAKILPIMFPALYKNSKSHWNKTIHGLIYNALKLFMEMNQKLFDDCTQQYKAEKQKEKYKLKEREEIWHKIEELARQNPQSNKLHPLRPGLHPQEEYMLYSDSNTVTVYSMETETPTAEDIQLLKKTVESEASQGMKDLKKDKVLMRRKSELPQDVYTIKALEAHKRAEEYLTANQEAL